The Aerococcus christensenii genome segment GGATAGTCAGAGATATCCACGATTTACTAGGCCACCAACTCACAGGCGCTATTGTCCAACTCACCGCCCTAGAAATGACCTCTAAAGATACTTCTCAGAAGTCGCAGCTCTCCCTAGTCACTCAACAACTGAAGGAGGCCATGGAAAACGTCCGTACAGTTATTCATCAAGAACAAGCAACGAGTTATGATCTAAAGAGTGACTGTCAACAGATCATCGATCAATTCAAGGCTTGCCCAGTTACCTTCACCTTTCAAGGAGAGACACCCCTCAAGGCCAGCAGCGCCCATTCTGTCCTCAATATCCTCCAAGAAGCTCTAACGAACGCTGCCAAATATGCCCAAGCCACTCTGATTCAAATTCAATGGTATGAACTTCAAGATCGCTACACCCTTCTCATCGCAGATAATGGAAAGGCTGCTGCACCAGTCTCTCATAGTGGGATTGGTCTGCTTAATATGGAAAAGCGCGTTCAAGAAATGGGGGGAAGCTTCCACCTCAACACCATCAAGGGCTATCGTATTTTTATTAGTTTACCGAAGGAGATGAATCAAGATGAGACTTTTACTCGCTGATGATGATGTTCTCGTCACTAGTGGCATTCAAACCATTATCGAAGCCTCTACCAAAGAACGACCAGATCCTTGCAAAATTGTCGCTATTGCCAAAGATGGTCAAGAAGCCTTGGACGCTTATCGTCAATGTCAACCAGATATCGCCCTTTTAGATATCCGGATGCCCGGCTTAAACGGCATTGACATTGGACGCAAGATCCTCTCAGAAGATCCAGAGGCTCGTCTGCTTTATCTGACCACTTTTCTAGAAGACCAATATATTATTGAAGCGATCCAAATTGGCGCCAAGGGCTATCTGCTCAAAACAGATTTTGAAAGTTTGGTGCCCGCTCTAGAAGCTATTATGAAAGGTCAAACCGTCTACGGAAGTGCTGTCACAGAAAAACTCCCGACTTATTTATCAGGCAAGCCTCTTCCTTCTGGCTTCTCAAACACTCCATTTGTTCCTCCACTCACCGCTACAGAACGGCAACTGATCAGCTGTGTCGCAGAGGGGATGAATAACAAGGAGATCGCCGAAGCTCTTCATTTTAGCGAGGGAACCGTTCGTAATTACCTCTCTGTCCTTCTCGATAAACTCCAGCTCAGAGATCGAACCCAACTGGCCATCTACTACTACAAACATCTGACTTAAGTCATGAATAGCGGCCTTTCTTTGCTTAATTTTGCCTTAAAAGTAAGCAGGGGGACTTGTAATTTTATCTTTTTTGAAGTAAATTGAAATTTGATGAAATCATTTGAAAGTGGGTGTCCCCTTTGTTCAATAAGAGTCATCCTATTTTACCGGTTGATATTCAAAGTCTCTTATTAACTTTACTGTTAATTTCTTTATTTTTCCCTTTTTATATCACGCTTATTGTTTTCTGTCTTGTCATGATTATTCTGGCAGCTACAGGATTACTGAGCGTGAAACAGTGGCCCAAGCATCGAACGGCCAAATCCATTATCTTATTTACGGTTTATGCCTTAGGAATTTCTCTCATCTTCCATAATTGGGTAGGGGTACTGATCGCTGTAGGCATGATTATCCTTCTCTTTTTCGGCTTTTACTATGCGCGAGCGGCAAGAGTCGACTATTTAGAGGAGATTATGAACGTTTCTCTTATTGCTTCCATTATTCTGATGTTCTTCGCTATGATGGAACACTACGGAATTATCGCAGAGTGGGACTATACCTTCCTCTCCAAAGCCATGAATAAAGTTCATCCTAGCCGAGTAGAAGCCACCTTCTTTAATCCCAATTATTTTGCGATGATTCTAGAATTCTTTTCGATTTTTGGCCTCTATCAATTTATTAAGGCTAAACGTTGGCTTCAAAAGTTGACCTATTTGGCTTTAACGCTGTGCAATCTATACAGTCTAGCTTTAACGGGTTGCAGGACGTCCTACCTTGTGATTATCGTGGCCTATTATATCTTTTTCTTCATGATTGGTTATAAAAAACAAGCCATCTTGTCCCTGATTGTACTCACAACTTTAGCGATTGTCGCCTTTGGAATGGGCTACCTCCCTCGCTTTAATGAATTGACTTTTGCCTTTTCAGATCGAGGAGAAATTTGGGAAACAGCTTGTCGTGCCCTGAAAGATAACTTTTTATTTGGACAAGGGCCGCTCACCTACATGCACGTCTATAGTCACTACTCTACCCACTATACCCAACATGCCCATAATATTTTCTTAGATATCTTACTTTCTTATGGCTTGGTGGGAACGACTCTATTGGCTTATCCCTTCTACCAACTTCTGAAGTTATTCAAACGAATGAGCGCTTATCCCGCCCTTCGCTTGCCACTAGCTCTCATGGTTAGCTTAGTCAGTGTGATCTTCACCCACGGTCTCACAGACGTTACCATCTTCTGGATACAAACAGCTGGTATCTTTTTAGCGGTTATCTTAATTGCTCCTAATCTGCTGAAAAGCGCCCAAGAAGGCGAAAAAAATTTCCTATAATTGAGAACCCCTCCATGACCTAGTCATTGGAGGGTGTTTTTTATTCTCTGTGTTCATTCTTATCGATCAGCATTGACGGAAAACCCCCACCCTAAAACAGTCCTTCCTTCTGTATAATAAATATTATTCCAATAGATAAAGGAGAAAATGAAAATGAAAAAATGGTTAAAGATATTAGGGGTGTTCGCCTTATTTTTGGCTCTAACAGGTTGCCACAAATCAAAAGAGAACGTTATTAAGGTCGGTGTAGTCGGCGAAAAAAATAACGAATGGGAATACCTTCAAAAGGAACTCAAGGAAAAAGAAGGCCTACAAATTGAATTGGTTAAATTTACCGATTATCGAGCGCCTATTGAAGCTTTGGAACAAGGAGAGATTGACCTTCACGCTTGCTTAACTGAAATTTACATGGACAAAATGAATAAAGAATCAGGCCGTCACAATACAACCATTGGCTATACCACTTTAAATCCTATGGGAATCTTCTCCAAAAAAATAAGCTCTATCGATGCTCTTAAAGATGGTGGCCTAGTAGCTATCCCTAATGATGTCTCCAACGAAAGTCGGGCCCTTCTCTTACTTCAAGAAGCCGGTCTCATTCAATTAGATAAGAGCAAAAGCCTCTTGCCAACAGTTCATGACATCACTGAAAATCCAAAGAATCTCCAATTTAAAGTGCTAGAATCCAACCAAACTGCACGTGCCATGGATGAAGTAGACATCTCTCTCATTAACAATGATATGGCCGCTAATGCCGGTTTAATTCCAACTAAGGATGCCATCTTCATTGAGAAAAAGAGCGATTCTTCCAAGCCTTACTGGAATGTCATTGCCGCTGATGTCAAAAACAAAGACAAAGAAACTTACAAAACTGTTGTGAAATACTATCAAACAGAAAAAGTTGCTCAATTAATCGACGAAAAATCTAAGGGATCTTCTATCCCTATTTGGTAATTTTTAGGAAGCTCGTCTTCATTGAGAAATGACTCAATGAAGGCCCCTCCTCTACATCACTCCCTACACCAAAACGATCTTCCCTTCTTAGCAAGAATGCTTAAGAGAGGAAGATCGTTTTTTTGTAAGATTCGTAATACGTAAAAAATTACATTTCTTTAGGGGCTTGAACGCCTAAAAGACGTAAGCTTTCTGTTAAGACGCAAGACACACAATAAACGAGTGCCAACCGTGCATTTTGTTGGTCATCTTCTGCCAATACCCGGGTATGGGCATAATATTTATTGAAGGCTTGAGCTAAGCTGAGCGCATACTTAGCAATCACACTTGGCTCATAGTCTAGATAAGCTTTTTCTACAATAGCTGGAAAACGATCAAGGGTTTTAACAACTTGGTAGGCCCGTTCGTCTTCTAAGGAATAAGTTTCTTCCGAAGAAATGTGGAAGTTCCCCTTCCGTAAGATAGATTGGGCACGCGCATTTGCGTATTGAACATAAGGACCAGTTTCCCCTTCAAATTGAACGACTTCTTGAAGATCAAAGTCAAAATTATTCAAACGATCATTCTTCAAGTCGTGGAAGACAACCGCACCAACGCCTACGCTTTCAGCGACAGCTTCTTTGTTTTCAAGGGCTGGATTTTTGCTTTCGATTTGTTGACGAGCGAGTTCAATTGCTTCGTCTAATACTTTGGCGAGGAGAATCACTTTCCCTTTTCGGGTTGAAAGTTTTTGCCCTCCTTGAGTGATTAAACCGAATGGGATGTGATGAATATCTTCGTTCCAATCATAGCCCATTTCTTTAACGACAGCTTTCAATTGCTTGAAGTGAATAGATTGTTCATTTCCCACCACATATAAGCACTGATCAAAATCATAATTCTTCTTCCGATAGAAGACAGCGGCCAGGTCACGAGTCATATAGAGGGTAGCCCCATCGGACTTCTTCACGAGAGCAGGAATGAGATCATACTTTTCCAAGTCAACTAAGGTGGCCCCATTGTCAATTTTGAGAAGACCTTTTTCTTCTAATTCATCAATCACAGCGTCCATCTTGTCGTTATAGAAGGCTTCCCCGTTCATAGAATCAAAAGAAATGTTTAAGAGGTCATAGATCGTTTGGAATTCTTGAATAGATTCACTCCGCATCCATTTCCAGAGTTCGACTTCTTCTTCGTCTCCATCTTCTAATTTCTTAAAGGCTGCCCGTGCAAGATCATCTAATTCAGGCTCTTTTTCAGCTTCTTGGTGGAATTTAACATAGAGACGGTTCAATTCTTGGATAGGGTTGGCCTTCACAACTTCTGGATCTCCCCATTTGCGGTAAGCCACAATTAATTTTCCAAATTGTGTCCCCCAGTCTCCTAAATGGTTAATGCGAACAGAATGAAAGCCCACTTTTTCAACAATATTCCCAATCGCATTGCCGATAACGGTTGAGCGCAAATGCCCCATGGACATCGGCTTAGCAATGTTAGGGCTGGACATATCGATACAGATATTTTCCCCATGTCCAATCTCTAAGTCGCCATAATGCTCGCCCTTTTCAATAATGGTCGTTAACACATTTTCGGCGATTTTCCCAGATTTAAAAAAGAAATTAATATAAGGTCCAGCGACTTCTACCCGTTCCACATAATCATCCCTTAGGCCTTCTGCAATCTCTTGAGCAATCATTTGGGGGGCTTTTCGTAAAGCCTTTGCCAAAATAAAACACGGAAAGGCAAGATCACCTTGACCTTGATGTTTAGGCACTTCTAAAGCTGCCTGGACTTCTTCTACTGTCAAATGGTCACTCACTCTCGAGTGAATCAATTCGGCGAGATGTTCTTTAATATTCATACATGAACTCCTTTATCCTTGAATAAATGGTCTATCCTTAGACACAAATCATTTCTTATTCTACCATAAAATTTGTTGCCTTGGTGGACTTTTCATCAAAAGCCTCTCTAGGTCAACCATCTATCGATAGACTCAAGGCTT includes the following:
- a CDS encoding sensor histidine kinase, with the translated sequence MQRSLWTLPLIIFIIMWSLASYVSGDLLVVEPCLAILIVGGLEMMHSFFPSSSFSWTDLALLGICGGLLLYWPLLIFYFPALLFIFHLSYPVMFGFILIESLISHLSLILEILVLATSILCLLIRQQTEQFNTFRQKTHANLDTLRFDNVHFKRAQDRLLSQQNQRIATSIRQERLRIVRDIHDLLGHQLTGAIVQLTALEMTSKDTSQKSQLSLVTQQLKEAMENVRTVIHQEQATSYDLKSDCQQIIDQFKACPVTFTFQGETPLKASSAHSVLNILQEALTNAAKYAQATLIQIQWYELQDRYTLLIADNGKAAAPVSHSGIGLLNMEKRVQEMGGSFHLNTIKGYRIFISLPKEMNQDETFTR
- a CDS encoding response regulator transcription factor, coding for MRLLLADDDVLVTSGIQTIIEASTKERPDPCKIVAIAKDGQEALDAYRQCQPDIALLDIRMPGLNGIDIGRKILSEDPEARLLYLTTFLEDQYIIEAIQIGAKGYLLKTDFESLVPALEAIMKGQTVYGSAVTEKLPTYLSGKPLPSGFSNTPFVPPLTATERQLISCVAEGMNNKEIAEALHFSEGTVRNYLSVLLDKLQLRDRTQLAIYYYKHLT
- a CDS encoding O-antigen ligase family protein, which translates into the protein MFNKSHPILPVDIQSLLLTLLLISLFFPFYITLIVFCLVMIILAATGLLSVKQWPKHRTAKSIILFTVYALGISLIFHNWVGVLIAVGMIILLFFGFYYARAARVDYLEEIMNVSLIASIILMFFAMMEHYGIIAEWDYTFLSKAMNKVHPSRVEATFFNPNYFAMILEFFSIFGLYQFIKAKRWLQKLTYLALTLCNLYSLALTGCRTSYLVIIVAYYIFFFMIGYKKQAILSLIVLTTLAIVAFGMGYLPRFNELTFAFSDRGEIWETACRALKDNFLFGQGPLTYMHVYSHYSTHYTQHAHNIFLDILLSYGLVGTTLLAYPFYQLLKLFKRMSAYPALRLPLALMVSLVSVIFTHGLTDVTIFWIQTAGIFLAVILIAPNLLKSAQEGEKNFL
- a CDS encoding MetQ/NlpA family ABC transporter substrate-binding protein — encoded protein: MKKWLKILGVFALFLALTGCHKSKENVIKVGVVGEKNNEWEYLQKELKEKEGLQIELVKFTDYRAPIEALEQGEIDLHACLTEIYMDKMNKESGRHNTTIGYTTLNPMGIFSKKISSIDALKDGGLVAIPNDVSNESRALLLLQEAGLIQLDKSKSLLPTVHDITENPKNLQFKVLESNQTARAMDEVDISLINNDMAANAGLIPTKDAIFIEKKSDSSKPYWNVIAADVKNKDKETYKTVVKYYQTEKVAQLIDEKSKGSSIPIW
- the argS gene encoding arginine--tRNA ligase, whose amino-acid sequence is MNIKEHLAELIHSRVSDHLTVEEVQAALEVPKHQGQGDLAFPCFILAKALRKAPQMIAQEIAEGLRDDYVERVEVAGPYINFFFKSGKIAENVLTTIIEKGEHYGDLEIGHGENICIDMSSPNIAKPMSMGHLRSTVIGNAIGNIVEKVGFHSVRINHLGDWGTQFGKLIVAYRKWGDPEVVKANPIQELNRLYVKFHQEAEKEPELDDLARAAFKKLEDGDEEEVELWKWMRSESIQEFQTIYDLLNISFDSMNGEAFYNDKMDAVIDELEEKGLLKIDNGATLVDLEKYDLIPALVKKSDGATLYMTRDLAAVFYRKKNYDFDQCLYVVGNEQSIHFKQLKAVVKEMGYDWNEDIHHIPFGLITQGGQKLSTRKGKVILLAKVLDEAIELARQQIESKNPALENKEAVAESVGVGAVVFHDLKNDRLNNFDFDLQEVVQFEGETGPYVQYANARAQSILRKGNFHISSEETYSLEDERAYQVVKTLDRFPAIVEKAYLDYEPSVIAKYALSLAQAFNKYYAHTRVLAEDDQQNARLALVYCVSCVLTESLRLLGVQAPKEM